A region from the Anomaloglossus baeobatrachus isolate aAnoBae1 chromosome 11, aAnoBae1.hap1, whole genome shotgun sequence genome encodes:
- the CDA gene encoding cytidine deaminase isoform X1 produces MNVDFQEDGVHNGHSHRSDSHCGDGHCGDGGCGDGHCGDGGCGDGHCGDGGCGDGHCGDGGCGDGHCGDGGCGDGHCGDGGCGDGHCGDGHCGDGGCGDGHCGDGGCGDGHCGDGGCGDGHCGDGGCGLEPELIRKLIQKSHEAKAFAHCPYSRFRVGAALLSPDGRIFLGCNIENACYTLGICAERTAIQTAVSQGCKKFTAIAIASDVEDEFITPCGACRQVMREFGSEWQIILTKPSGSFIIASLQQLLPMSFGPENLTMK; encoded by the exons ATGAATGTGGACTTCCAGGAAGATGGCGTACACAACGGTCACTCACACCGCAGCGATAGCCACTGCGGCGATGGCCACTGCGGTGATGGAGGCTGCGGCGATGGCCACTGCGGTGATGGAGGTTGCGGCGATGGCCACTGCGGTGATGGAGGCTGCGGCGATGGCCACTGCGGTGATGGAGGCTGCGGCGATGGCCACTGCGGTGATGGAGGCTGCGGCGATGGCCACTGCGGTGATGGAGGCTGCGGCGATGGCCACTGCGGTGATGGCCACTGCGGTGATGGAGGCTGCGGCGATGGCCACTGCGGTGATGGAGGCTGCGGCGATGGCCACTGCGGTGATGGAGGCTGCGGCGATGGCCACTGCGGTGATGGAGGCTGCGGCCTGGAGCCTGAACTGATCCGAAAGCTGATACAGAAGAGCCACGAAGCCAAAGCCTTCGCCCACTGCCCCTACAGCCGCTTCCGGGTCGGGGCCGCGCTCCTCAGTCCGGACGGCAGGATCTTCCTGG GTTGCAATATAGAGAACGCCTGTTACACGCTGGGGATCTGCGCCGAGCGCACCGCCATCCAGACCGCCGTGTCCCAGGGGTGCAAGAAGTTCACCGCCATTGCCATAGCCAG TGACGTGGAAGACGAATTTATCACTCCGTGCGGAGCCTGCAGACAGGTGATGAGGGAG TTCGGATCGGAGTGGCAGATCATCCTCACCAAACCCAGCGGCTCCTTCATCATCGCCTCCCTCCAGCAGCTGCTGCCCATGTCCTTTGGACCCGAGAACTTGACCATGAAATGA
- the AGMAT gene encoding guanidino acid hydrolase, mitochondrial: MATVITVCRAVTPCLRKLHPRSALGSLPDGGSRSLRCPPERGMSGTKFNEPLSAEFVARPAGVCTMFRLPYQESAEGLNAAFIGVPLDIGTSNRPGARFGPRHIRGESSMVRRYNVATRAAPYSSLQVADIGDVNVNLYNLPDSCRRIREAYEKILAAGCVPLTLGGDHTITYPILQAVAEKHGPVGLIHVDAHTDTGEQALGEKIYHGTPFRRCVDEGLLDGQRVAQIGIRGSSYGPEPYKFCHEQGFRVVLAEDCWSKSLVPLMAEVRQQMGEKPVYLSFDIDGIDPSFAPGTGTPEIAGLTTHQALEIIRGSRGLNLVGCDLVEVAPVYDQSGNTALLAANLLFEMLCALPGVQTY, translated from the exons ATGGCGACAGTGATCACCGTCTGCAGAGCCGTCACGCCATGCCTCCGAAAACTGCACCCCCGCTCCGCTCTGGGGTCCCTGCCGGACGGTGGGAGCAGAAGCCTCCGGTGCCCCCCTGAACGCGGGATGTCGGGCACCAAGTTCAATGAACCGCTGAGCGCGGAGTTCGTGGCTCGGCCGGCCGGAGTCTGCACGATGTTTCGTCTTCCCTATCAGGAGTCTGCGGAGGGGCTGAATGCAGCGTTTATTGGGGTCCCCCTGGATATAGGCACCTCCAACCGACCCGGAGCCAG GTTTGGTCCTCGTCACATCAGAGGAGAATCCTCTATGGTGCGGAGATACAATGTGGCCACCAGGGCGGCGCCGTACAGCTCTCTGCAGGTGGCGGATATCGGGGATGTCAACGTCAATCTGTACAACCTGCCTGACAGCTGCCGGCGGATACGAGAAGCCTACGAGAAGATCCTGGCGGCCGGCTGCGTCCCGCTGACCCTGG GTGGAGACCACACCATCACTTATCCCATCCTCCAGGCTGTAGCCGAGAA GCACGGACCCGTCGGTCTGATCCATGTGGACGCTCACACCGACACCGGGGAGCAGGCCCTGGGCGAGAAGATCTATCATGGGACCCCGTTCCGGCGCTGTGTGGACGAAGGTCTCTTGGACGGTCAGCGAGTCGCGCAGATCGGAATCCGAGGGTCCTCGTACGGCCCCGAGCCCTATAAATTCTGCCACGAGCAG GGTTTTCGGGTGGTGCTCGCGGAGGATTGCTGGTCCAAGTCTCTGGTTCCGCTCATGGCAGAAGTGAGACAGCAAATGGGAGAGAAGCCCGTCTACCTCAGCTTCGACATTGATGGGATTGACCCGTCCTTTGCCCCCGGCACCGGGACCCCAGAGATCGCCGGCCTGACGACCCACCAG GCGCTGGAAATTATTCGGGGGAGTCGCGGCTTGAACCTCGTGGGCTGTGACCTGGTGGAGGTGGCGCCTGTGTACGACCAGTCAG GTAACACCGCGCTGCTGGCCGCTAACCTGCTGTTTGAGATGCTGTGTGCACTGCCCGGAGTCCAGACCTACTGA
- the DNAJC16 gene encoding LOW QUALITY PROTEIN: dnaJ homolog subfamily C member 16 (The sequence of the model RefSeq protein was modified relative to this genomic sequence to represent the inferred CDS: deleted 4 bases in 4 codons), with translation MTPPPPPPPPLRRTSAHSAVIAFCLSLLQVFFLRWFYTAVDYWSDVWESVLHNNWREMMPLLSLIFSALFILFGTVIVQAFSDSSDERDSVPSDKEEPSDKERSSEASFTRRAPGEVPRKGFVEVTELTDVNYTSNLVRLRPGHMNVVLILSGSTKASLLQKFAQEVYTFTGSSSLHFSFLNLDKHREWPSRWLEYLLEFAQDAAPIAYQYDEHFLERDHTGCVLALNGHKKYFCLFKAQSTLSEEKLSDEGELCAAGGDSLRRISLGSGAGHIKKKLNKLSLWMERLLEGSLQRFYIPSWPSLD, from the exons AtgaccccacccccccccccccccccccccctgcgccgGACGTCTGCGCACTCCGCTGTCATCGCTTTCTGTCTTTCTCTTCTTCAGGTTTTTTTCCTGCGCTGGTTTTACACTGCCGTCGACTACTGGTCGGATGTGTGGGAGAGCGTCCTCCATAATAACTG GCGGGAGATGATGCCGCTGCTGTCCCTGATTTTCTCGGCCCTCTTCATCCTCTTCGGGACGGTCATTGTGCAGGCGTTCAG TGACTCCAGCGATGAGAGAGACTCTGTCCCGTCTGAT AAAGAAGAGCCGAGCGATAAGGAGCGGAGCAGCGAGGCCAGCTTCACCCGGAGAGCACCAGGTGA GGTCCCCAGGAAAGGCTTCGTGGAGGTGACGGAGCTGACGGACGTGAATTACACGAGTAAC CTGGTGCGGCTGCGCCCGGGGCACATGAACGTGGTCCTCATCCTCTCCGGCTCCACCAAGGCCAGCCTGCTGCAGAAGTTC GCCCAGGAGGTGTACACGTTCACAGG GAGCAGCTCCCTGCACTTCTCC TTCCTGAACCTGGACAAGCACCGCGAGTGGCCCTCGCGGTGGCTGGAGTACCTGTTGGAGTTCGCCCAGGACGCGGCGCCCATCGCCTACCAGTACGACGAGCACTTCCTGGAGCGCGACCACACTGGCTGCGTTCTGGCGCTGAACGGACACAAAAAGTACTTCTGTCTCTTTAAAGCGCAGTCCACGCTGTCGGAGGAGAAGCTGTCGGACGAGGGGGAGCTGTGCGCTGCCGGCGGAGACTCCCTGCGCAGGATCTCCCTGGGCTCCGGCGCCGGCCACATCAAGAAGAAGTTGAATAAGCTGTCGCTGTGGATGGAGCGGCTCCTGGAGGGCTCCTTACAGAGGTTCTACATCCCCTCCTGGCCCTCGCTGGACTGA
- the CDA gene encoding cytidine deaminase isoform X2: protein MNVDFQEDGVHNGHSHRSDSHCGDGHCGDGGCGDGHCGDGGCGDGHCGDGGCGDGHCGDGGCGDGHCGDGGCGDGHCGDGGCGDGHCGDGHCGDGGCGDGHCGDGGCGDGHCGDGGCGDGHCGDGGCGLEPELIRKLIQKSHEAKAFAHCPYSRFRVGAALLSPDGRIFLGCNIENACYTLGICAERTAIQTAVSQGCKKFTAIAIASDVEDEFITPCGACRQFGSEWQIILTKPSGSFIIASLQQLLPMSFGPENLTMK from the exons ATGAATGTGGACTTCCAGGAAGATGGCGTACACAACGGTCACTCACACCGCAGCGATAGCCACTGCGGCGATGGCCACTGCGGTGATGGAGGCTGCGGCGATGGCCACTGCGGTGATGGAGGTTGCGGCGATGGCCACTGCGGTGATGGAGGCTGCGGCGATGGCCACTGCGGTGATGGAGGCTGCGGCGATGGCCACTGCGGTGATGGAGGCTGCGGCGATGGCCACTGCGGTGATGGAGGCTGCGGCGATGGCCACTGCGGTGATGGCCACTGCGGTGATGGAGGCTGCGGCGATGGCCACTGCGGTGATGGAGGCTGCGGCGATGGCCACTGCGGTGATGGAGGCTGCGGCGATGGCCACTGCGGTGATGGAGGCTGCGGCCTGGAGCCTGAACTGATCCGAAAGCTGATACAGAAGAGCCACGAAGCCAAAGCCTTCGCCCACTGCCCCTACAGCCGCTTCCGGGTCGGGGCCGCGCTCCTCAGTCCGGACGGCAGGATCTTCCTGG GTTGCAATATAGAGAACGCCTGTTACACGCTGGGGATCTGCGCCGAGCGCACCGCCATCCAGACCGCCGTGTCCCAGGGGTGCAAGAAGTTCACCGCCATTGCCATAGCCAG TGACGTGGAAGACGAATTTATCACTCCGTGCGGAGCCTGCAGACAG TTCGGATCGGAGTGGCAGATCATCCTCACCAAACCCAGCGGCTCCTTCATCATCGCCTCCCTCCAGCAGCTGCTGCCCATGTCCTTTGGACCCGAGAACTTGACCATGAAATGA